Proteins found in one Candidatus Bathyarchaeota archaeon genomic segment:
- the pcn gene encoding proliferating cell nuclear antigen (pcna) has product MFEAELSNVEPFRNLIKAISVVVEEGSFRIDEEQMRLLAMDPSHVAMIDFELPREFFDRYSAEGEVRLSINMRELLKFLDRVDRGEQLRIKLDEEQSRVVLECRRGGHIRTFTIPLLEPIEEEAPSPKIFFKASARALTQSIRRAIRDAALVSEHVRIEISAKELRIQASGEAGSVSSVWEMGADDLLEIKAQEDSKATFTISYLQDMINAAAMSSEVTNIELSTDMPIKMNFELPQGKLVYYLAPCIGV; this is encoded by the coding sequence TTGTTTGAGGCTGAGCTCTCGAATGTCGAGCCCTTCCGCAACCTGATCAAGGCCATCTCAGTGGTGGTTGAAGAGGGAAGCTTCAGGATAGACGAGGAGCAGATGAGGCTACTCGCGATGGATCCCAGCCACGTAGCCATGATTGACTTCGAGCTACCAAGGGAGTTCTTCGACAGATACTCCGCCGAGGGAGAGGTGAGGCTCTCGATAAATATGAGGGAACTACTCAAATTTCTTGACCGCGTTGATAGAGGAGAACAGCTGAGGATAAAGCTAGACGAGGAGCAGTCTAGGGTCGTCTTAGAGTGCAGGCGTGGAGGGCACATAAGGACCTTCACCATTCCCCTGCTCGAGCCCATTGAGGAGGAGGCGCCATCCCCAAAGATATTCTTCAAGGCTTCTGCACGGGCTCTCACCCAGAGCATTAGGAGGGCCATCAGGGACGCCGCCCTAGTCAGCGAGCATGTCAGGATAGAGATATCAGCGAAGGAGCTGAGGATCCAGGCCTCTGGAGAGGCGGGGAGCGTATCGAGCGTCTGGGAGATGGGAGCCGACGACCTACTAGAGATAAAGGCCCAGGAGGACTCGAAGGCCACCTTCACAATAAGCTACCTCCAAGATATGATCAACGCCGCAGCCATGTCAAGCGAGGTCACTAACATCGAGCTCTCAACGGATATGCCGATCAAGATGAACTTCGAGCTGCCCCAGGGGAAGCTAGTATACTACTTGGCCCCCTGCATCGGCGTCTAG
- a CDS encoding transcription factor S: MKFCSRCGTLMNLDRERQAYVCPKCGAVETPESSIVYSKTGTPRDKVVVIGREELNLRTTPQVKINCPKCGNSTAYWWMVQTRGVDESMTQFYRCTKCGYTWREYG; this comes from the coding sequence ATGAAGTTCTGCTCAAGATGCGGCACCCTAATGAACCTTGATAGGGAGAGACAGGCATATGTCTGCCCGAAATGCGGTGCCGTGGAGACCCCTGAGAGTAGCATTGTCTACTCCAAGACTGGAACCCCTAGAGACAAGGTAGTAGTCATAGGGAGGGAGGAGTTAAACCTGAGGACGACGCCCCAGGTGAAGATAAACTGCCCAAAATGCGGTAATAGCACTGCCTATTGGTGGATGGTGCAGACTAGAGGTGTAGATGAAAGCATGACTCAGTTTTATCGCTGCACCAAGTGTGGATACACTTGGAGGGAGTATGGCTGA